Proteins from a genomic interval of Paenibacillus sp. FSL H8-0048:
- a CDS encoding amino acid adenylation domain-containing protein encodes MINKLFDLTASKASDDEIVIQEVELPDRDIAIIGISCEIAEAENWKCFWDALIHGKDLVGDFPSVRDEDIQSLYLQQGMDEARPKYCKGAFIPEIDKFDHEFFRISPREAELMDPKQRIFLETAWKSLEDAGYGGDKLKGSRTGVFVGSSSADEYKRLIEVGAPSQYNASTVGNIRSIIASRIAYLLDFRGPSMIVDTACSSSLVAVHIACQSLRNDECEYALAGSVNIALLPVKAEQNEGLEIISKDGLTRTFDNSSDGTGLGEGVAAILLKPAVKAIEDGDYIYAVIKGSAINQDGNSNGITAPSTAAQEDVILRALKDARVHPETLSFIEAHGTGTPLGDPVEVDGIIKAFSKYTARKQFCAIGSVKSNVGHLDSAAGITGLIKAALSVNHKILPPSIHFERPNRNIRFQESPVFVNTDLLRFEEDALIRCGVSSFGLSGTNSHIILESYKNRVSSHVNSGNEIFTLSAKNVNSLKQLVRSFANYINVNQCASIEDICYTVNTGRGHYTNRLALIVTGINDLSAQLELLSGLDDLWLCNDMGMFYQTSADSQAEKGKNSWITYTENRLKEYLSPNLSQYEKENILKLLCKDYIAGADIAWEKLYRQHRYKIAGLPVYPFARERSWFKLEQPIHVTRNQRSIGTDSTSFAANVAANVRLLGRDSGLYSDMERLVASAWANVLGYQEIDINRDLYTAGGDSIHAARIANFLEEPIGRKIEVSDVLRYPTVAEFSMISGQPEISAVAKSDILPAEKKDVYPLSAAQKRLLLLYKLDEESLAYNLPVSLVIEGSLDSERLNRAIVKVIDNHEVFRTTFEMQEGKWVQRIHENFDFRLQYVADPVQDIEKIISDFIMPFNLEKGPLFRAMVIKREDSKHIFVMDCHHIVSDGTTMGILAQEIIDGYIGAPVNKPELQYKDYAEWHNRRLESEDISRQRKYWLDIFGDGNLPQLLLPLDKNRPEIQTYKGSRLNCRINQELAEGLKDLSLQTGSTLYMVMLAAYNVLLYKYTNQQDIIIGSPVTGRSHVKLENMMGVFINSLPMRNYPSGDKKFIDFLLEVKENVMKAYSNQECQFEDLVDRLALKRDLSRSPLFDTMFIMQNMKKQPIGITDLKISEFEMEHKFSKYDLTLEAMEEAGVISMSLEYATDLFSRDFIEKMAGHYIHIIREIVAASSIQIADIDMLGAKEKELLLSHSAGHTGKYKPGLTLNSGFEQQVQLHADQIALVSEEGSLTYQELNHYANRIAGLLLSEQVGPNEPVLVLMNKSIHAIASILGILKAGGAYVPLDPAYPLQRLAYMTKHSGSKFIITEHEHLEEALTLSMNDKLAILNVTGSEPASPTDRMYSRADLADHSPDNHPQSNHYADLMYIMYTSGSTGQPKGVMVTHSNVDNFITWATVHNRITRTDKMMLVSSISFDISVFEIFGALLNGAELHLMSPKLLRDSRAFIDYLEDKGITIWHSVPSLMNQMLAAFKSGPSINAKLEKVRKVMLGGEVWSTEMAKEIAVCFKKAEILNMYGPTEATIWISSYTIPRDKLDTMNKIPIGRPVNNNQILILDQDMNLCAAGIPGEIYMCGANITNGYYKAEDQSRQAFLTGKADSLMYKSCDVGKYLPDGNIEYLGRKDGMVKIRGYRVETGEIENALMKHPAVDAVSAIADERNNSTELLCFYVARVQLTVNEIKAFLEESLPDYMIPARFIAIESMPLLPNGKIEKKRLLELDLSQRPAMSSEYTSPTSSTEKYLVNLWSELLDMNEIGIHDNFFDLGGNSLILTTMQSILHERYPDHIKIVDLFKYPSVFKLAKHLERIAGQQEEKTDIADVNMDDEIMKWLELGAAEDISTDDIVQGILNMEVKRGRDY; translated from the coding sequence ATGATCAATAAATTATTTGACCTAACCGCATCTAAAGCATCTGATGATGAGATTGTCATTCAGGAAGTGGAGTTGCCGGACAGAGATATTGCAATAATAGGGATTTCCTGTGAAATTGCTGAAGCTGAGAACTGGAAGTGTTTTTGGGATGCTCTGATTCATGGAAAAGATCTGGTGGGTGATTTTCCTTCTGTCCGGGATGAAGATATACAATCGTTGTATTTACAACAAGGAATGGATGAAGCCCGCCCAAAATACTGCAAAGGTGCTTTTATCCCTGAGATTGATAAATTTGATCATGAATTTTTTCGTATATCCCCTAGAGAAGCTGAGTTAATGGATCCCAAGCAAAGAATATTTTTGGAGACAGCCTGGAAGTCTCTGGAGGATGCGGGGTATGGGGGGGATAAACTCAAAGGCAGCAGAACCGGTGTCTTTGTTGGTTCCAGTTCTGCAGATGAATATAAAAGATTGATAGAAGTGGGTGCCCCATCCCAATACAATGCCTCAACAGTCGGTAATATAAGATCAATTATCGCAAGCCGTATCGCTTATCTGCTTGATTTCAGAGGGCCCAGTATGATTGTGGATACAGCCTGTTCCTCCTCACTAGTTGCTGTGCATATTGCATGTCAAAGCTTAAGAAATGATGAATGTGAATACGCTTTGGCAGGTAGTGTTAATATCGCCCTGCTTCCGGTCAAAGCAGAACAGAATGAGGGTTTGGAGATCATATCCAAAGACGGGCTGACCCGTACATTTGACAATAGCTCTGACGGGACAGGACTTGGTGAAGGAGTCGCTGCTATTCTTTTAAAACCGGCAGTGAAAGCCATTGAAGACGGAGACTATATATACGCTGTAATTAAGGGGAGCGCAATTAATCAGGACGGTAATTCCAATGGGATAACCGCTCCTAGTACTGCTGCTCAAGAAGATGTGATTTTACGGGCCTTGAAGGATGCGCGCGTTCATCCGGAGACTCTTTCTTTTATAGAAGCCCATGGTACTGGGACCCCATTGGGAGATCCTGTTGAAGTTGATGGAATTATTAAAGCGTTCAGTAAATATACCGCCAGAAAACAATTTTGTGCTATTGGATCGGTTAAGAGCAACGTTGGGCATCTGGACAGTGCCGCCGGCATCACGGGCTTGATTAAAGCTGCCCTATCTGTTAATCACAAGATATTACCGCCATCCATTCATTTTGAGCGTCCTAACCGGAACATTAGATTTCAGGAATCACCCGTATTTGTGAATACAGACTTGCTGCGGTTTGAAGAGGATGCACTGATACGCTGTGGTGTCAGTTCATTTGGACTTAGCGGGACCAATAGCCATATCATCCTTGAATCGTATAAGAACAGAGTATCTTCTCATGTCAATTCCGGGAATGAAATATTTACGCTGTCAGCCAAAAATGTAAACTCTTTAAAGCAACTGGTCCGATCCTTTGCTAATTATATAAATGTTAATCAATGTGCATCCATTGAGGATATCTGCTATACCGTGAATACAGGCAGAGGGCATTATACTAACCGCTTAGCTCTTATTGTAACCGGCATTAATGATTTATCCGCCCAACTAGAGCTTCTTAGTGGATTGGATGATCTGTGGTTATGTAATGATATGGGCATGTTCTATCAGACAAGCGCTGATTCGCAAGCGGAAAAGGGGAAAAATAGCTGGATTACATATACGGAAAACAGGCTGAAGGAGTATCTTAGTCCTAACTTGAGCCAATATGAGAAAGAGAACATATTGAAGTTACTGTGTAAGGATTATATTGCGGGTGCGGATATAGCCTGGGAGAAATTATACAGACAACATAGATACAAGATTGCCGGATTGCCAGTTTATCCTTTTGCGAGAGAACGTTCCTGGTTTAAGCTGGAGCAACCGATTCATGTCACACGAAATCAACGTTCAATAGGAACGGATTCTACAAGCTTTGCAGCTAATGTTGCTGCTAATGTCCGGCTGCTGGGCAGAGATTCGGGTCTGTACTCAGACATGGAACGGCTCGTAGCTTCGGCTTGGGCGAATGTTCTCGGTTATCAGGAGATAGACATTAACAGGGATTTGTACACCGCAGGCGGAGACTCTATCCATGCTGCTAGAATTGCTAATTTTCTGGAAGAACCGATAGGCCGAAAGATTGAGGTATCCGACGTGCTCAGGTACCCAACCGTAGCCGAGTTCTCAATGATTAGCGGACAGCCGGAAATAAGCGCAGTTGCAAAGAGCGATATCCTTCCTGCCGAGAAAAAAGATGTTTACCCGCTCTCTGCGGCCCAAAAGCGTCTGTTGCTGCTGTATAAGCTCGATGAGGAAAGCCTGGCATATAATTTGCCAGTGTCTTTAGTTATCGAGGGAAGCCTCGATAGTGAACGGTTAAACCGGGCTATAGTCAAGGTCATTGATAATCATGAAGTATTCAGAACCACTTTTGAAATGCAGGAAGGGAAATGGGTTCAAAGAATTCACGAGAATTTTGATTTTAGGCTGCAATATGTCGCAGATCCCGTTCAAGATATTGAAAAGATAATCAGTGATTTTATTATGCCGTTTAATTTAGAAAAAGGACCGCTTTTTCGCGCAATGGTGATAAAAAGAGAAGATAGCAAGCATATCTTTGTAATGGATTGCCATCATATTGTTTCGGATGGAACAACGATGGGGATATTGGCTCAAGAAATTATTGACGGTTACATTGGTGCGCCGGTGAACAAACCGGAATTGCAGTATAAAGATTATGCAGAATGGCATAACCGCAGACTTGAAAGTGAAGATATATCCAGACAAAGGAAATATTGGCTGGATATATTTGGCGACGGTAATCTCCCTCAATTGTTGCTGCCCCTGGATAAGAATCGCCCCGAAATTCAGACCTACAAGGGAAGCAGGCTGAATTGCAGGATTAATCAGGAGTTAGCAGAAGGACTGAAGGATTTATCCTTACAGACCGGTTCAACCTTATATATGGTAATGCTGGCGGCATACAATGTTTTGTTGTACAAGTATACGAATCAGCAAGATATTATTATCGGCTCACCTGTTACAGGAAGATCCCATGTCAAGCTAGAGAACATGATGGGTGTATTTATTAACTCATTGCCAATGCGAAATTATCCGTCAGGGGATAAGAAATTTATAGATTTTCTATTGGAAGTAAAAGAAAACGTAATGAAAGCTTATAGTAATCAGGAATGTCAATTTGAAGATCTGGTAGACCGGCTTGCTCTGAAAAGAGATCTGAGCCGCAGTCCCCTATTTGACACGATGTTTATTATGCAAAACATGAAAAAACAGCCTATAGGGATTACGGATTTAAAAATATCAGAATTTGAAATGGAGCATAAGTTCTCAAAGTATGATTTGACGCTCGAAGCAATGGAAGAGGCTGGTGTCATCTCCATGAGTTTAGAGTACGCGACGGACTTGTTCAGCAGAGATTTCATAGAGAAGATGGCGGGGCATTACATTCATATTATCCGGGAAATCGTCGCTGCTTCCTCTATTCAGATTGCAGATATTGATATGCTTGGGGCGAAGGAAAAAGAGCTGCTGCTTAGTCATTCGGCAGGGCATACGGGTAAGTATAAGCCTGGTTTAACCTTAAATTCAGGATTCGAACAACAGGTTCAGCTCCATGCTGATCAGATTGCTCTGGTAAGCGAGGAAGGCAGCCTAACCTATCAAGAGCTCAATCATTATGCTAATCGGATTGCAGGCCTGCTGTTGTCAGAGCAAGTTGGTCCAAACGAGCCTGTTCTGGTCCTGATGAATAAAAGCATACACGCAATTGCAAGCATATTGGGTATTCTTAAGGCTGGCGGTGCATATGTTCCGTTGGACCCGGCGTATCCCTTACAAAGACTGGCTTATATGACTAAACACAGCGGTTCAAAGTTCATTATAACGGAACATGAACATCTGGAAGAGGCGCTTACGCTCAGTATGAATGACAAACTTGCAATCCTTAATGTAACAGGCAGCGAACCAGCTTCACCAACGGATAGGATGTACAGCAGGGCCGACCTCGCGGACCACAGCCCTGATAATCATCCGCAAAGTAATCACTATGCTGATCTTATGTATATTATGTATACTTCCGGTTCTACCGGACAGCCCAAAGGTGTGATGGTTACACATTCCAATGTGGATAATTTTATTACATGGGCTACCGTTCATAACCGGATAACCCGGACAGATAAAATGATGCTGGTCAGCTCCATCAGTTTTGATATTTCTGTATTTGAAATATTTGGTGCTTTACTTAATGGAGCAGAGCTTCATTTAATGTCTCCAAAGCTCCTCAGGGATAGCCGCGCTTTCATAGATTATCTTGAAGATAAAGGTATTACGATATGGCACTCTGTCCCTTCGTTAATGAATCAAATGCTGGCTGCATTTAAAAGCGGCCCGTCCATTAACGCAAAGCTGGAGAAGGTACGCAAAGTAATGCTGGGTGGTGAAGTGTGGAGCACAGAAATGGCTAAGGAGATAGCAGTCTGCTTTAAAAAAGCGGAAATATTGAATATGTACGGACCTACCGAAGCCACCATATGGATATCAAGTTATACGATTCCACGGGATAAGCTGGATACAATGAATAAAATTCCGATCGGCAGGCCGGTCAACAATAACCAAATCCTTATATTGGATCAGGATATGAACCTCTGTGCTGCAGGCATTCCGGGGGAAATCTATATGTGCGGAGCTAATATTACTAACGGTTACTACAAGGCTGAGGATCAGAGCAGGCAAGCCTTTCTGACCGGGAAAGCGGATAGCCTAATGTATAAATCATGCGATGTTGGCAAATACCTGCCGGATGGAAATATAGAATATCTGGGGCGAAAGGATGGTATGGTCAAAATTCGCGGCTACCGTGTGGAAACAGGTGAAATAGAAAATGCTCTAATGAAGCATCCTGCGGTCGATGCAGTGTCGGCAATCGCAGATGAACGCAATAATAGCACTGAATTATTATGCTTTTATGTGGCGAGGGTGCAATTGACTGTAAATGAAATCAAAGCATTTTTGGAAGAGAGTCTGCCCGATTACATGATACCTGCACGCTTTATTGCCATTGAAAGTATGCCTCTGCTGCCCAATGGGAAAATCGAGAAAAAACGTCTGCTTGAACTGGACCTAAGCCAAAGGCCCGCAATGAGCAGTGAGTATACAAGTCCAACCAGTAGTACAGAGAAGTATTTGGTGAATCTCTGGAGTGAACTGCTTGATATGAATGAGATTGGCATACATGATAACTTTTTTGATTTGGGCGGCAATTCACTGATTTTGACAACAATGCAATCGATCCTTCACGAGCGGTATCCGGATCACATTAAGATTGTTGATCTTTTTAAATACCCATCCGTATTCAAGTTAGCAAAACATTTAGAGAGAATTGCAGGGCAACAGGAGGAAAAAACGGATATCGCCGATGTGAATATGGATGATGAAATCATGAAGTGGCTTGAACTGGGTGCAGCAGAGGATATATCTACGGATGATATTGTTCAAGGAATATTGAATATGGAGGTAAAACGTGGAAGAGATTATTAA
- the fabD gene encoding ACP S-malonyltransferase: protein MTSVAFIFPGQGSQYVGMGAELCEHSRVAAAVFEEANDVLGYDISKLCFDGNIAELTKTEHTQPAILTASVAANRVYASELGLQPGFCAGHSLGEYSALVCSGAIAFADALKMVRRRGMLMQEAVPLDTGSMAAITGVSEERIKEVCEDVSTPESYAVISNYNTQEQLVISGYKDAVQRAGEALAKDGATVIPLRVSAPFHSPLMKQVAELYREELLQYQFHDLNIPVISNVTALPYPGKDSIIDYLIKQIESPVAWKPSIQYLLQQGVDAFIEVGPKDVLAKMVRAISSTASVYAFDFKEEMERFNQTRKIDEDNKLKLMTRCLAIAVCTKNTNWNDEEYRKGVIEPYRGIQKLVEDLEKEHKAPTHSQMEQALDMLKLVFTTKGTAQAEQKNRFEQIFNETGLEGLFPNFKLFA from the coding sequence ATGACGAGTGTTGCATTTATTTTTCCAGGACAAGGATCTCAGTATGTTGGGATGGGGGCTGAGCTGTGCGAGCATTCCCGGGTAGCTGCTGCCGTCTTTGAAGAAGCGAATGATGTTCTTGGATATGACATTTCAAAATTATGCTTTGACGGAAATATAGCCGAACTGACGAAGACCGAACATACACAACCGGCTATATTAACAGCCAGTGTAGCTGCAAACCGGGTATACGCCAGCGAGTTAGGACTGCAGCCTGGATTTTGTGCAGGTCACAGTTTAGGGGAATACTCAGCATTAGTCTGTTCTGGGGCTATTGCCTTTGCAGATGCTTTGAAAATGGTACGTAGACGAGGAATGTTGATGCAAGAAGCTGTTCCTCTGGATACAGGATCTATGGCAGCTATTACAGGAGTCAGTGAAGAGAGAATTAAGGAAGTTTGTGAGGACGTATCGACTCCGGAAAGCTATGCGGTAATTTCTAATTATAATACTCAAGAGCAGCTGGTTATTTCGGGTTATAAAGATGCAGTTCAGCGTGCTGGTGAAGCGTTAGCGAAGGATGGTGCGACGGTGATTCCGCTTAGAGTGAGTGCACCCTTCCATAGTCCGTTGATGAAGCAGGTTGCAGAGCTTTATAGAGAAGAGTTATTGCAATATCAGTTCCATGATTTAAACATCCCGGTAATATCCAATGTAACGGCTCTCCCATATCCGGGAAAAGACAGCATTATCGATTATTTGATCAAGCAGATTGAGAGTCCTGTCGCATGGAAGCCGTCTATACAATATTTGCTGCAACAAGGTGTAGATGCATTTATAGAGGTCGGGCCTAAGGATGTACTGGCAAAAATGGTGCGGGCGATCTCTTCCACTGCTTCCGTATATGCCTTTGATTTCAAAGAAGAGATGGAGCGATTTAATCAGACCCGTAAGATCGATGAAGACAACAAACTGAAATTGATGACAAGATGCCTTGCCATTGCAGTATGTACAAAAAACACCAACTGGAATGATGAAGAATATCGTAAAGGGGTTATTGAACCCTATCGGGGAATCCAAAAACTCGTTGAGGATTTAGAGAAGGAACATAAAGCACCAACACATAGTCAGATGGAACAAGCTTTAGACATGCTGAAATTAGTCTTCACCACTAAAGGTACTGCGCAGGCTGAACAGAAAAACAGATTTGAGCAGATTTTTAACGAGACTGGGCTTGAAGGGTTATTTCCAAATTTTAAACTTTTTGCATAA